The sequence CGAGCGGGCCCGGCGCATCCTCGCCCGCCACCACGGCGTGATCTACGCCGACGGCGTCGGAACCGGGAAGACCGAGGTAGGGCTCGCCTTCATCGAGGAGTACGCGCTCAGGCGCGGCCATCACGCCCTCGTGGTCGCACCTGCCCAGCTCGTGAGCAACTGGCAGGAACGCATCAGCCGGGCCCGCCTCCCCGCCCAGGTGGTGAGCTACCAGCAGCTCGCCTCCGACGAGCAGCTCGCCCCCGACGCACGCCACCCCCGCCGCAACCTCCATAACGCACGAGACAGCTACCGGCTGGTCGTGGTGGACGAGGGGCACGCGCTCCGCAATCCCGACACCACCTGGCATCGCGCCATGGAACGGCTCCTCGGGGGCGAGCGCAAGGACCTGGTTCTCCTGACCGCCACCCCGATCAACAACGGGCTCTGGGATCTCTACCACCTGGTCATGGTGTTCGCCCGCCACGACCGCGCCTTTGCCGCGGACGGGATCGCGTCGGTGCGTGACCTCTTCATCCGGGCCGGCGCCAACGAGCGGGACCCCGAGAACCTCGACCCCGACGTGCTGTTCCCCTTGGCGGACGGCGTCAGCGTCCGTCGCGACCGCCACTTCATCGAGGAGAACTACCCCGGCGCCACCTTCCCGGACGGTACGCCGGTCCGCTTTCCCCATCCGAACCTCAGCACCGAGCGCTACGACCTCGACAGCGCCCACCCTGGCATGTTCGCCGACATCACCGGCTGGGTCGGTTCGCTCACCATGGCCCGCTACCGACCGAGCAGGTACGAGATCGGCGCCGAGGAGACGAGCGCCGAGGCGACGTTGAGTGGCTTGCTCCAGTCCGGGATCCTGAAGCGCTTCGAGTCGTGCTGGGCCGCCTGCCTTGCCACCGTACGGCGCATGATCGCGGCGCATGACGCGTTCCTCGCCGGGTGGTCGTCCGGCCTCGTCCTATCGGGCGCGACTCTTCGCGCAGCAGCTCTCGAGGAGGTCGACGATGCCGGCGTCGCCGGCTGGGTGGCCGAGACCCTGCTGGCAGACCGTGAAGCGCGTCCCGTCACCGACTTTCGCCCTGAGTACCTTGATGCGGTCACCCAAGACCGGGAGCTGTTGATCCGGATCCGTGACCGTCTGGCCGCGCTCGACACCGGTTCGGACCCGAAGCTGGCGCTGCTCCGCCGTCTGCTCCAGTCGTCACCGGCCGCGAAGATCGCCGTGTTCGCCACCTTCGGGGAGACGGTCGCCTACCTCGACGAGCACCTTCCGCCCCTCGTCGGCGGTCGCAGCCGCGCCGTGGTGGTCGGCGCGCAGAGTGATCCCGACACGCGAGCGGCCGTGCTCGGCCGGTTCTGCCCGGACACGGTAGTGCGGCCCGGTTACAGGCCACCCGACGGTGAGGTGGACCTCCTGCTCTCGACCGACGTGCTCTCCGAAGGCCAGAACCTCCAGCAGGCGGCCGCCGTCATCAGCTACGACATGCCGTGGAACCCGCAGCGCGTCGTGCAGCGCAATGGCCGCGTGATCCGGCTGAAGAGCCCGCACGACGAGGTGTTCCTCACCACCATGCTGCCCGAGCCGGGTGAGCTGGAGGCCTTCCTCCAGCTCGAGGCGGCCATCCGTCGCAAGATCCTGGCGGCGAGCGTCTACGGCATGGAAAGCGAGGTCATCGACACCGTCGAGGTCGAGCTTCGTGCGTATGCGGCGCGCCTGCAGGACGGCGACGAGACGTTGCTCGAGGAGGCAGGCGACGACGGGGGTGGGGCGTTCTCGGGCGAGGACCTCCGGGCGCTGCTGATGCGAGCGATCTCCGAAGGCGAGATCACCCGCCTGCGCGCACTTCCCTGGGGCATCGGCGCGGCGTTCCGGCAAGGCCCGGGTGTCCCGTCGACCGGGGCGCCGGGCGTCTTCTTCGCCTGCCGCACACGAGGTGGCCAGCGGTACTGGCGCTACGTCGAGGCCGGCGGAGATGTTCTCAGCACCGAATCGGACATGCTCCGGCGGATCGATCCGGGCTCGGCTCCCGCAACGCAACTCCCAGTCCCCGGCCTCGATCTCGAAGCCGCTTGGCGATCCGCCGGAGCGAGCATCATCGAGGAGCACAACGCGCGAACCGACCCACGAGCAGACGAGGAGCGGATCGGACCGGCCCAGCGCTTCGCCCTGGACCTCCTGCGCGACCCGACGGTCC is a genomic window of Actinomycetes bacterium containing:
- a CDS encoding helicase-related protein — protein: ERARRILARHHGVIYADGVGTGKTEVGLAFIEEYALRRGHHALVVAPAQLVSNWQERISRARLPAQVVSYQQLASDEQLAPDARHPRRNLHNARDSYRLVVVDEGHALRNPDTTWHRAMERLLGGERKDLVLLTATPINNGLWDLYHLVMVFARHDRAFAADGIASVRDLFIRAGANERDPENLDPDVLFPLADGVSVRRDRHFIEENYPGATFPDGTPVRFPHPNLSTERYDLDSAHPGMFADITGWVGSLTMARYRPSRYEIGAEETSAEATLSGLLQSGILKRFESCWAACLATVRRMIAAHDAFLAGWSSGLVLSGATLRAAALEEVDDAGVAGWVAETLLADREARPVTDFRPEYLDAVTQDRELLIRIRDRLAALDTGSDPKLALLRRLLQSSPAAKIAVFATFGETVAYLDEHLPPLVGGRSRAVVVGAQSDPDTRAAVLGRFCPDTVVRPGYRPPDGEVDLLLSTDVLSEGQNLQQAAAVISYDMPWNPQRVVQRNGRVIRLKSPHDEVFLTTMLPEPGELEAFLQLEAAIRRKILAASVYGMESEVIDTVEVELRAYAARLQDGDETLLEEAGDDGGGAFSGEDLRALLMRAISEGEITRLRALPWGIGAAFRQGPGVPSTGAPGVFFACRTRGGQRYWRYVEAGGDVLSTESDMLRRIDPGSAPATQLPVPGLDLEAAWRSAGASIIEEHNARTDPRADEERIGPAQRFALDLLRDPTVLLPPGGAEAEQALSVERSSTVRQALTTIRTQVVDGAISRDDAARRIVETVEGFGLQPVEPPPLLDPVTESDVGVVCWMVVLAGDE